From the Carassius carassius chromosome 34, fCarCar2.1, whole genome shotgun sequence genome, the window agtctgttgggacatactgtatttccattAAGTTTGCACATCTCTACaatgcaatatttgcccactcttctttgcagaacattccacagattttcagtggaGTTTAAGTCTGGACTCTTGACTTaaccatgcaaggacattcaccttttaccactgtgtgtttacacacagttttgctgtgtgctttgggtcattgtcatgttggaaggcaaaccttcttcccattgacagctttctggcagagggcagtagattttcctcaagaatttgatggTATTCattccctgctgcagagaaacaccccaaTAACACGATCttaaaaaacatctaaaacaatTCCCCTCCACTGTAACCCAACCTGACCCACGCGGGCCTCGGCTAGTAATCTTGTCAGCAGTGTGGAAGCCATGCTGGAGTGTTAGAGGCAGGCTTGGACCACACAAACCTTAATGAGATTGGCTCTGATGAAGACAAGGATACCATGATTAGCTTGCTATATTCCTCTTGGAAGCATTTAGGGATTTGGGTGCTCACAAACTGCCACAAGCAGTAAGAAAAAATCTGCTTACCCAAAGTGACGTGGGTTGAAATCTCGCTTTCACAGAGAAGTTGGTTTGTCCCATGATCCTCCTGGGGAAAAACACAGGTGACTGAGTGGGAGGGTTGGGATACGTTTCTGGTTTTAGATCAGTGTAAACGGATTTGTTTAAAATCAACTGAAAGCAGAGTTAATGATTCACTGAGGAGCGATTGTTGACTTCTGGTCGTGTAGGCCAATTCATTTTGTAGAGATTTAGCACTGGTTGAGACGATCAGAACCTTTTATTCATTGTATCCTATGTAAACGTACACAAGCGGCGAGACAGACGTGTTTAGTCTGAAGTCTTTTAAAATATTGGACTTTTCCATTTCTCACAAAATCTCAACACATTTAATAAATGGCTATGCTCGTAATAACTTTGTCATTTCATCTAAACATCAACATTTGTAATATTGTCAAAACAGTGTTTaggtttatttaatttcatttgtatCATAGATCTCTCTGGATAATAGAAATCTATGACATTGTATTATAAGAATATAAAAGGTTTTCGTGTTTATTTGTTAATAAGGGCTTTATGGGCACAATGATTTGTGACCCAGAATTGAGACAAGGCCCCAAGTGGCATGATGCTAGtgtgattttattcatttatttatttaacttgatttatCTTAGCTTCTTAACAAAATAGtggaaataattttacattttgtgcatgtcttaattttaaagtaaattgaTATATTGCTCTTAATATTACCCTATTTTCTCTTAAGAGATTTGCTGTAATGAACATTTTTTAGTAAGAGCATTATTCAAAACCGATCAATTACATTTATGTCAAATAAATAGTAAACAGCTAACAAATATCAGAAAGGATGTCAAATGTTGCAAAATGTTGCATTACTATTGGTTTGAATCATTTAATACAAGCTTTTAGTCAGTATAAAAATAAGTTTTCACAGCCCAATGAGATTAAATCTTATTGAGCAGTTATAGTAGATGGTTAATGCAGATTCATTCCCTTAAGCGCAGTGGGAGGTGGAGATAAAGATCTGTTCAATGGTGTTAAAGATTATGTTAGAGAAGAGAACAATGATCGGATGGCAACTTCAGCGCTGACGACATCACTCCCATCTCCCAGAAACAAGACACACTGACCTGTAAGCTCTCCTCCTTTACCCTAGTCCCCCAAGCTCGGGGTTACATAACACATGAaactggttgtgtgtgtgtgtgtagtaaatTGAGAATGCTGTACATGTGGCAATCCCTCGGACAAAAGAGTCTGCCAAGGACTAGAGTAAAATCCTTTATCTTCTAACCTGTAAGAACTAAATCAACATCAGAGTTCAACAGACTGAAATATTAAGAAAATGATTGAGTTTGTGGCCACAAATCCAAACAAGCCCCAACTGATCACACATTATCATCTGATCGATGTCAAAAGCTAGTTCACTAGAAGCACTGGTCCTAATTTTTTCAACCTTCATTTCTGTCCTTGTTAGCCAAGCTAATAGGATTGGCTGGTTCACACAGGAAGATCAGCAAAGCCCTCCCCAATCCTAAGCTAAGACTTTTGAGGTGGACAAGGAGGAATTAGAGGGGATAGAGCAACCAAAAGAAGAAGCAGGGCATTCTGCTTCAGTCTCTGTGCCTGTCTCTATCCACTCGTCCATCCGGAGGTAGGTCAGTCACATCTAGAAGAGGAATCAACACTCTTGCGACCCTCCTCCTGCCACGTGATCCAAAGTACAGGGCTACCTGTATCCATTTCTCTCTCTGCAAAGCACAGGGGAAGCCGGCAAAATTTCTTACCTTGAGGACCTTGACCGGGAAGCGTCAGACGACGAGATGGGTAGTGGAGCGAGCGCAGAGGATAAGGAAATGGCCAAGAAGTCCAAAGAGCTGGAAAAGCAGCTCCAGGAAGATGCTGATAAAGAAGCAAAAACTGTCAAACTTCTGCTGCTGGGTAAGAAATTGGTGTTCGTTTGATTCCTCTAGTCTAGTCCACTGGTGTTGAGTTACAAGATTCTGCCTCCAGAATGAGCAACTGATGCAGAACCTTCACAAGCTTTACGTACATTTGTGCCTGCAACAGGTGGTCACTACTATTCAGTTGGAAGATAGTAAGATCCAGGTGAGAACATTGCTGCAGATCTTAGCAGGACTTCAATCGTTTCTgatcataagatataagcatcctTTATGATTGACATTAACTAGTACAGAAGATAATAAAGTGACTTCAGAATAGGCAACACTATGAGAAAGTTTGTTCATCTTTTTTTTCAGGGATTAAGAGTTATAAATGCACTGAGGCAGAGCATTAAGACATTCTGTAAGCAGATAAATCGGATTTACAATGGATTTGAGACAAGCACGGGTTATGTAATTAGATTATAAATGACACAATGGTAATCAGTTGTCATGTTTGACTTCATAATGTTGTAGCCTTAAAATACAATGATAGATAttagataatttttttgttatttatttattttttacaaatgattACCGGTATGTGGATTTTCCACATATAATACCTGTTAGATGACATTTAAAACACTATCAAGTGCTAATGCATTGTAGATGATTTTGCATGTGAATGTTGCATGCTTTTTCTGTTAATAGTTTTTAGCATGAGTGACCTTTGTctaattcatttaaatgtaaaagtttaatttaaatgaGCTTTGAAAAATGTTTGATTACTCCTTTACTTCAGCAACACATCTGCATTTTCACAGCAAATGAAGTCGCCCAAAAAGACCACAACCTGAGGAACACTGTGAATTGTGGCATATTGACAATAAGACCACAATCCGATTACTGTGATGATTTAAGCCCCGATCCTCTTAAGCTCAGGTTCAGTTTATCTTCCAATAGGAACGGGAAGCAAAGGAGGCCACTTTCAGTGCTCCTAACAGTTTCTTATATCATGACACCTTACATCATTGAGCCATTTCAGCAAATCACTGTGAGACAGATGCATTGATTAAGAACTGACCTGATTTCTTGCAGCTCGATAAATAACTTTGTGTCCTAACAGAAAGTTCATGTTCTCAGATAGTAATAACAACATTAAAATGctaaaagagaataaataatATAACTAATTTTAAATACATAGGCTACTCATCCATTTTGTCTGTAGTAAATTTTGGAAATGCGTTTTGAAGGCTTACTCAATAAAATAGCAAATCACTTCAGATGTTTCTTGCCCAATAAAAACTAAGCAGTCAAATAGACCAAAAGGGATGACACATGTTCTCTGAACACATCTCGATGGATACAGATAACCCAGGAAGTAAAAGGGACATATGAGTGACAGTTGCAATGGGAGATGGTTGAGCCCCCACCTCCTTGCCCTGGACTGACTGAAGCTCCAAGACAAATCAAAGTGTCAGTGATCTTCTGAGAGGCTTTCCCTAACACAAATCCAATTGGGTCACTTTATAATTATAAGCATGTTAAAGAGACTTCCTTCGACCTGGCCATCAATGACTATTATTAAGTTTATTCTTAACAGATCATCTACCGCTTAACATTGAccttgttattaaaataaaaatccacagagAGGAATataaacaattcaaataaataaattcaagacTAATAATTCAGGAAAAAGGCACTATGCGATGTGTAAGACCTATAGTAACCataatgtacactgtaaaaattattcAAAGATTACTGGAGTATGTTTTATGGAGTATAATACTAGTTCTGTCTTTCTGCTTCAAAgcttcatgtttaattcagtgtgtcaCTGACTGTGTCTTTGTAATTATCCATGAAATTTAAAAGCTAAACGTCATATAGAGACATACTGTAGCCAGCAAATTGTCGGGAGTTTAGTTTAAGAGCATTTGAGGACTCCTCATTTTCCATTATGTTGCTCATACATTGTTCTGTACAATATTTTTCACTTTCTGTCTTGTAGGTGCTGGCGAGTCAGGGAAGAGCACCATTGTAAAACAGATGAAGTGAGTTTAAATTCATGCAACATCCAAAATATTTGCTCAGAACAGTTTGTATCGTTACGTGTTGTGGAATTGCATAATTcaggatatactgtatatatatatatatatatacttgcagTCTGTTCCACCCCTCGTAATGGTAATGTGTGACCACCAGACGGTAGTGAATGTGAAGCCTGCCCTGTATGTACTGTACTCACCTTCAAAACGTTAATCAGAAATACTCTGTTGCTCCCAAAGAATTCTTCATCAAGGTGGTTACACAAAAGAAGAACAAATGGAGTTTCGATCTATTATTTTTGGCAACATCCTGCAATCTGCTATGGCCATCATCAGAGGCATGGAGATGCTGGACATCAACTTTGGGTCACCAGCAGCACAGGTCTGCAAAACAACTCCACAACAAATGATtagtgcactcttaaaaatacagcTGCTTCACGATGCCAAAGAAAAACCTTTTACTCCAAATGTTTCCATAAGGAACCTTTAACATCTTAGcatgtttcacaaaaggttatttGTGGCGAAAgaaagttcttcagattataaaaaaggtaagaaagagatggttctccaaagaacctttgactgaatggttctttgtggaaccaaaaatcattattctatggcatcgctgtgaagaatcttttaagcacttttatttttaagagtatgtgTAGACATTCACATACCATAAAAATGCACACACTGAAACACAACAACATACACAATTTTGGCTTGAAAGGACATTTCCCCCTTttatctaaacttttttttttaatgaaacattatgCATGGATGAACTGTTCACAATAGGATCTACACTCTTgggaaaaatgtacaaaagttgcCACTGGGATGATAACAAAAGGGACATTTTGTACCTTATTCACCCCTAAAGGGTGTATTTTAGTACCTTCTCTCTGCTAGAATCAAGAACACAGAACCAagtctcagtttttttttctcaataatcCATTACACTTGGATTTATGTCACAACACTGGACAATAGATGTCCAATTTCTTTGTCTCATGCAGGAGGATGCTCAGAAGCTCCAGAACCTGGCTGACTCCATTGAGGAGGGCAGCATGCCTCCAGAGCTGGCAGACGTCATCAAGAGGTTATGGAAGGATTCAGGTGTGCAGGCCTCGTTTGAGAGAGCTGCTGAGTTCCAGCTGAATGACTCTGCTGGATAGTGAGTACAACACTCAACAGGGACAGCAAGTTCATTAGAGCCTGAGGGTGTAGCTGCATTGATCACAATTCACTTCATATTGTGGGAATTTAGTACACCAAGGTTCGAAACTCAGTTCCTGgtgggccacagtcctgcagagtttagttccaaccctggcAGTAGTTTTCAAGTAATCCTGAAAGACTTGGTTTGGTGCACTTAAATAATGTTGAAGCTAAACTCGGCAGAGCTGTGAGTTATGCCTGGAGATTTCCAGGACTTTAGCAGATGATCATTTCAGGTGTGTATGCCAATGTATAGCTAATTTATAGCTCATCTCAAACAGCTACTTGAGTGAAATGGACAGAATCTGCAAACCTGACTACCTCCCCACCGAGCAGGATGTGCTGAGATCTCGAGTCAAGACTACTGGTATTATTGAGGAACAGTTCTCCTGCAAAGAGCTCCACTTCAGGTGTGTCTTACCTGGCTAATGTGATCGAATCAACTGTTGCGCATACTCATACTACAAAAATTGCTACTGTAAAGAAACTCAAGACCTGAAATGTGTTACTGTTTATGTAAAAGGATCATGTTAGGTAGATTTCAGCTGGTCTTGTGTAACTAGAGCAAAAAGAACccacattttgaatgaaaacTTTTCATGATTTTTCACTGGTCCACAGGATGTTTGATGTGGGTGGCCAGAGGTCTGAGAGGAAGAAGTGGATTCATTGTTTCGAAGGTGTGACTTGCATCATCTTCTGTGGAGCCCTGAGTGCTTACGACATGGTGCTGGTAGAAGATGATGAAGTGGTAAGTGCTGATCTTTAGACAACACTaagtaaaggttctttattgccaTCTACGGTTCCATAAATAACCTTCATTGAAAAAAAAGGTGCTTTATTGTGGAATAAGGtactttagtttttttaaatgttcttcatactaagaaaaaatggttcttttaaaaattgtttacTGAAAGATTCTTCTACAGCGTCACTGTGCAAACCCCGTTTTGGAAACGTTATGTTGAAGAGTATTTTGAATAGTTTTCACACCCCCTTTATTCACTAAAGATTGCAAGATcagtcatatgtgaccctggactataAAACCAGTCTCAAGTAGTATGTGTATgtaatatattatactatataataaattataatttattcttttatggcaaaaattattaggatatttagtaaagatcatgttccatgaagatatttagtaaattaactaccgtaaatacatcaaaacttcatttttgattagtgatatgcattgctaaggacttcatttttttttattttttttgcacactcagaATCCAATTATTCAAAAAGTTATATATcgtccaaataaaaaaaatggaaagcttatttattcagctttcagaagcTGAATAATACCAATGTTTGACGTTCTAGCAGTGCATAAGCTTATATTTTCTTCTTGTTTCTCTTGTTTCTCCCAGAACCGCATGCATGAGAGTCTCCATCTCTTCAACAGTATCTGCAACCACAGGTTCTTTGCCACAACTTCCATTGTGCTTTTCCTCAACAAGAAAGATCTCTTCCAGGAGAAGATCAAGAAAGTCCACCTGAGCATCTGTTTCCCTGAATATGATGGTGAGTGAGGTCTCTATGGAAATAAACACACCACCTTAAAACAgtaatttacccaaaaatgaatgatctcaccctcatttcgttcaaaaacctttatgactttatt encodes:
- the LOC132114568 gene encoding guanine nucleotide-binding protein G(t) subunit alpha-2-like; the encoded protein is MGSGASAEDKEMAKKSKELEKQLQEDADKEAKTVKLLLLGAGESGKSTIVKQMKILHQGGYTKEEQMEFRSIIFGNILQSAMAIIRGMEMLDINFGSPAAQEDAQKLQNLADSIEEGSMPPELADVIKRLWKDSGVQASFERAAEFQLNDSAGYYLSEMDRICKPDYLPTEQDVLRSRVKTTGIIEEQFSCKELHFRMFDVGGQRSERKKWIHCFEGVTCIIFCGALSAYDMVLVEDDEVNRMHESLHLFNSICNHRFFATTSIVLFLNKKDLFQEKIKKVHLSICFPEYDGPNTYEDASNYIKAQFQDLNMKKGVKEIYAHLTCATDTKNVEIVFNAVTDIIIKENLKDCGLF